The following coding sequences are from one Epinephelus moara isolate mb chromosome 7, YSFRI_EMoa_1.0, whole genome shotgun sequence window:
- the nr0b1 gene encoding nuclear receptor subfamily 0 group B member 1 — translation MATLEGCRCRGASGRNNNSILYSILKSDNLVPTEEQQQQQHPQQQTLQHLLSKTSSSSSSATAAPASLQELRQQACSCGSTRRRGILRSPQVTCKAASAVLVKTLRFVKNVPCFRELPEDDQLMLIRSGWAPLLVLGLAQDRVDFETTETVEPSMLQRILTGVPDRQSEVLAGQSRGAAGVSIVDIEAIKAFLKKCWSVDISTKEYAYLKGAVLFNPDVEGLRCLHYIQSLRREAHQALNEHVRLIHREDTTRFAKLLIALSMLRAISPPVVAQLFFRPVIGTVSIEEVLMEMFYGK, via the exons ATGGCCACGCTGGAGGGCTGCCGCTGCCGGGGTGCCAGCGGCcggaacaacaacagcatcctCTACAGCATTTTGAAGAGTGACAACCTTGTGCCCACCgaggaacaacaacaacaacaacatcccCAACAACAAACATTGCAACACTTGCTCAGCaagacctcctcctcctcctcctctgccaccGCCGCCCCAGCCTCGCTGCAGGAGCTCCGGCAGCAGGCGTGCTCCTGCGGCTCGACGCGCCGCCGAGGCATCCTGCGCTCCCCGCAGGTGACGTGCAAAGCCGCCTCGGCGGTGCTGGTGAAGACGCTGCGCTTCGTGAAAAACGTGCCCTGCTTCCGCGAGCTGCCCGAGGACGACCAGCTGATGTTGATCCGGAGCGGATGGGCGCCTCTGCTCGTGCTGGGGCTGGCGCAAGACCGGGTGGACTTTGAGACCACGGAGACCGTGGAGCCCAGCATGCTGCAGCGCATCCTCACGGGTGTACCGGACAGGCAGAGCGAGGTGCTGGCCGGCCAGAGCAGGGGGGCGGCCGGGGTCTCTATCGTGGATATCGAAGCGATCAAAGCGTTCCTGAAGAAGTGCTGGAGTGTAGATATCAGTACCAAGGAGTATGCGTATCTGAAAGGAGCTGTGCTGTTCAACCCAG ATGTGGAGGGTCTGCGCTGCCTCCACTACATCCAGTCCCTGCGTCGGGAGGCGCACCAGGCTCTCAACGAGCACGTCCGGCTGATCCACCGCGAGGACACCACTCGGTTCGCCAAGCTGCTCATAGCCCTGTCCATGCTGAGGGCCATCAGCCCGCCGGTGGTCGCTCAGCTCTTCTTCAGACCCGTTATAGGGACCGTCAGCATCGAGGAGGTGCTCATGGAGATGTTCTACGGGAAGTAG